A single genomic interval of Candidatus Alcyoniella australis harbors:
- a CDS encoding tetratricopeptide repeat protein, translated as MSQIDEIIRSAQKTKDLSGQNLSKAKLSGMDLSGYDLSGADLSRSKLNGTNLSGTKLDGVDLSRSSLKKVDLSGAKGKDVNLRGSVLEAVKAVGLELDQPELSGVAIKEGEYSGLKLRQPKADGAQIQKVTIKGLELEGGKFSELVMGRVRLEELHATGLELSRCRLNDTTFVDCRVEQGSWTKSDLSLCRFEQTTFDKLDLTRSDLSGSVFKNSTLRDCKLERAVFLATDWQDSSISGGEIKGANFKYARGFKPEQEQKLREGGAKVSRHLVKRSLSWMLKTHLGRISFVLLVLALIAASSWVRNNPDFWHYEQISMVANQELNMNDLEEAGELYRIILDKYEGIPDYTNPAHLGLAQIAAKRNDEAELNRQIAFILDAPAINPEIQEQAWMVKVDFHIERREYDMALEQLSNVPWGNNGSEGFYSNILEKKIQIYSSQGRLDLAEQQIVEFLEQVDPESDIVWRTKLKLGEIYDELGREEEALLVFRAVADNAIQIDNAFQAYERMATIYHKQGRIDLERQIRDEIFERFPEQSVQLIQNKIQLASLAFDEGREDEARQILEEVIANQLTPDYSIFSSLEALASWDAQKGNYDKAREYYQRSLDREPKGEQLLGVYLGMADLERRAGENEAAEGYYKRALREDFGPNEQSMILYSYGNLMASMGMYKPAERRFKEAQEKSRGQNNEGITSSIQVSLARIYRNMGRYDEALDVLNGMISDDTSPADLELRTQIAQIHRDAGENKKSLEVLDQTAEKYKDETNGWISSQIEICELLIEMNKNDRVKKIVNELIDDHYRDLGPQLNRLMGVMTTLSMNDELLRLATRIASDDQMDMMVKVEAVRKLAQVKRDGGNVDEAIELLMDVLDSSGDDEVSMSIAQDLANLYNEIGRLDDAITLLEDTLEQKMSTYNKVMLTILLAQFYSDRNDLKKAIDVIEDLKSDCEDWTSNECLPALEILGRNYEQAGDESKSKRYYQIIVDNFSDSGFVDEAKRHL; from the coding sequence ATGTCCCAGATAGATGAAATTATCCGCAGCGCTCAGAAGACCAAAGATCTTTCGGGCCAGAATCTGTCTAAGGCCAAGCTCAGCGGCATGGACCTTTCCGGATACGACCTAAGCGGGGCCGATCTGAGCCGTTCCAAGCTCAACGGGACCAACCTTTCAGGCACCAAACTCGATGGCGTGGACTTGAGCCGCAGCAGCCTGAAGAAGGTCGATCTATCCGGCGCCAAGGGCAAGGACGTCAACCTGCGCGGCAGCGTTCTGGAGGCGGTCAAGGCCGTGGGCCTCGAGCTGGACCAGCCCGAGCTGTCCGGCGTAGCGATCAAGGAAGGCGAGTACTCCGGCCTCAAGCTACGGCAGCCCAAGGCCGACGGCGCTCAAATACAAAAGGTGACGATCAAGGGGCTCGAACTCGAGGGAGGCAAGTTCTCGGAACTCGTGATGGGCCGCGTGCGCCTCGAGGAACTGCATGCAACTGGGCTGGAGCTGTCGCGCTGCCGGCTGAACGACACGACCTTCGTGGACTGCCGCGTGGAGCAGGGGAGCTGGACCAAGTCGGACCTGAGCCTGTGCCGTTTCGAGCAGACCACCTTTGACAAGCTCGACCTGACGCGCTCGGATCTCTCGGGTTCGGTGTTCAAGAACTCGACCCTGCGCGACTGCAAGCTCGAACGCGCGGTGTTTCTGGCCACCGACTGGCAGGACTCCTCGATTTCCGGCGGTGAGATCAAGGGCGCCAACTTCAAGTACGCACGCGGGTTCAAGCCCGAGCAGGAACAGAAGCTGCGCGAGGGCGGAGCCAAGGTCAGCCGCCACCTGGTCAAACGCTCGCTGAGCTGGATGCTCAAGACCCATCTGGGCCGGATCAGCTTCGTGCTGCTGGTGCTGGCGCTGATCGCGGCTAGCAGTTGGGTGCGCAACAATCCCGACTTCTGGCACTACGAGCAGATCAGCATGGTCGCCAACCAGGAGCTGAACATGAACGACCTCGAGGAGGCCGGCGAGCTGTACCGGATCATCCTCGACAAGTACGAAGGCATCCCCGACTACACCAACCCGGCGCACCTGGGGTTGGCGCAGATCGCTGCCAAGCGCAACGACGAGGCCGAGCTCAACCGTCAGATCGCGTTTATCCTCGATGCCCCGGCGATCAACCCCGAGATCCAGGAACAGGCCTGGATGGTCAAGGTCGATTTCCACATCGAACGAAGAGAATATGATATGGCGTTGGAGCAGTTGAGCAACGTTCCCTGGGGAAACAACGGCTCCGAAGGCTTTTATAGCAACATCCTCGAAAAGAAGATCCAGATCTATAGCTCGCAGGGCCGGCTCGACCTCGCCGAGCAGCAGATCGTCGAGTTCTTAGAGCAGGTCGATCCGGAGAGCGATATCGTCTGGCGCACCAAACTCAAACTCGGCGAGATCTATGACGAACTGGGCCGGGAAGAGGAAGCGCTGCTGGTCTTCCGCGCTGTCGCGGACAACGCCATCCAGATCGACAATGCATTCCAGGCCTACGAACGCATGGCGACGATCTATCACAAACAGGGCCGCATCGACCTCGAACGCCAAATACGCGATGAGATCTTCGAGCGTTTCCCCGAGCAAAGCGTTCAACTGATCCAGAACAAGATTCAGCTGGCCTCGCTTGCGTTCGACGAGGGGCGCGAGGACGAGGCGCGACAGATCCTGGAAGAGGTAATCGCCAACCAGCTGACCCCGGACTACTCTATTTTTTCCTCGCTCGAGGCGCTGGCGAGCTGGGATGCGCAGAAAGGCAACTACGACAAAGCCCGCGAGTACTACCAACGCTCCCTGGACCGGGAACCCAAAGGCGAACAGCTTTTAGGGGTCTACCTGGGAATGGCCGACCTTGAGCGCCGGGCCGGAGAGAACGAAGCGGCCGAGGGCTATTACAAGCGGGCTCTTCGCGAAGATTTCGGTCCCAACGAACAATCGATGATCCTCTACTCGTACGGCAACTTGATGGCTTCAATGGGCATGTACAAGCCCGCCGAGCGTCGATTTAAAGAAGCGCAGGAAAAGTCCCGCGGGCAAAACAACGAGGGCATAACCTCTTCGATCCAGGTCTCCCTGGCCCGGATCTACCGCAATATGGGCAGATACGACGAGGCCCTCGATGTGCTCAACGGGATGATCTCCGATGATACATCGCCCGCCGACCTGGAGCTAAGAACGCAGATCGCGCAGATCCACCGCGACGCCGGCGAAAACAAGAAGTCGCTCGAGGTGCTCGATCAGACCGCCGAGAAATACAAGGACGAAACCAACGGCTGGATCAGCAGCCAGATCGAGATCTGCGAGCTGTTGATCGAGATGAATAAGAACGATCGCGTCAAGAAAATCGTCAATGAGTTGATCGACGATCATTACCGCGATCTAGGGCCGCAGCTGAACCGGCTGATGGGAGTCATGACCACGCTGTCGATGAACGACGAACTGCTCCGGCTGGCCACGCGAATTGCTTCTGACGATCAGATGGACATGATGGTCAAGGTCGAGGCGGTGAGGAAGCTCGCCCAGGTCAAGCGCGACGGCGGCAACGTCGATGAGGCGATCGAGCTGCTCATGGATGTGCTCGACAGCTCGGGGGACGATGAGGTCTCGATGTCGATCGCACAGGATCTTGCCAACCTCTACAACGAGATCGGCCGATTGGACGATGCGATCACGTTGCTCGAGGACACCCTCGAGCAAAAGATGTCCACCTACAATAAAGTGATGCTGACGATTCTGCTCGCCCAGTTCTACTCCGACCGCAATGATTTGAAAAAGGCGATCGATGTGATCGAGGATCTCAAGTCCGACTGCGAAGACTGGACGAGCAACGAGTGCCTCCCGGCGTTGGAAATACTCGGTCGTAATTACGAACAGGCGGGCGACGAGTCAAAGTCCAAACGCTATTACCAAATAATCGTGGACAACTTCAGCGACAGTGGATTTGTTGATGAGGCTAAGCGACACCTCTAA
- a CDS encoding PIG-L family deacetylase, with the protein MQDKVNSESPLVVLAAAAHPDDVEFCMAGTLLRLGELGAKLHIWNLASGSCGSNELDVQAIRILRQQEAEQSARIADARLHPPLVDDFELIYQTDLLRRVAAVLRGLRPQVMLIPSPEDYMEDHQNACRLLVSAAFVRGMRNFQTFPPLEPIDGEMTLYHAMPHGLRDGLRRPVRPQLFVDTTPVIARKQQMLEAHASQRQWLERSQGTDCFIETMLEQSRELGRLSGRFEHAEGWRRHNHLGFCAEHADPLSELLGASCVLDELFEHDQRRGEP; encoded by the coding sequence ATGCAAGACAAGGTAAACTCTGAATCGCCGCTGGTAGTCCTGGCCGCGGCTGCGCACCCGGACGATGTGGAGTTTTGCATGGCCGGCACCCTGCTGCGGCTGGGCGAGCTGGGGGCCAAACTGCACATCTGGAACCTGGCCAGCGGCTCGTGCGGCAGCAACGAGCTCGACGTCCAGGCAATCAGAATCCTCCGCCAGCAGGAGGCCGAGCAATCGGCGCGCATCGCCGACGCGCGGCTGCACCCGCCCCTTGTGGATGATTTCGAGCTGATCTACCAGACCGATTTGCTCAGGCGTGTGGCCGCGGTGCTGCGCGGACTGCGGCCGCAGGTCATGCTCATACCCTCGCCCGAGGATTATATGGAGGATCATCAGAACGCCTGCCGGCTGCTGGTCAGCGCGGCCTTTGTCCGCGGCATGCGCAACTTTCAAACCTTCCCGCCGTTGGAACCGATAGACGGCGAGATGACCCTTTATCACGCCATGCCCCACGGGCTGCGCGACGGCCTGCGACGGCCGGTCCGGCCGCAGCTATTTGTCGACACCACGCCGGTGATCGCGCGCAAGCAGCAGATGCTCGAGGCCCACGCCAGCCAACGGCAGTGGCTCGAACGCAGCCAGGGGACCGACTGCTTTATCGAGACGATGCTCGAACAAAGCCGCGAGCTCGGTCGGCTGTCGGGCCGCTTCGAGCACGCCGAGGGCTGGCGCAGACACAACCATCTGGGGTTCTGCGCGGAGCACGCCGACCCGCTGTCCGAGCTGCTCGGGGCATCGTGTGTGCTCGACGAACTGTTCGAACACGACCAACGCCGGGGGGAGCCGTGA
- a CDS encoding cation:proton antiporter, giving the protein MNELSILRDLVVIFAVAVVVVALLRRAGVPSIAGFILAGMLIGPRSLGLVRQPHEVELLAEVGVVLLLFGIGLELSLERIKRIWRPIVIGGALQVGISVGLVLALARLFGLSWGSAVFLGFVIAVSSTAIVLRGLEARGELDAPHGRLTLGILVFQDLSVVPMMMLIPLLAGSGSGTAGLLWTLFKSAALLAGVLTAARLVVPRLLRAVARTRQRELFLLSVFTVCIGTAWAASAAGVSLALGAFVAGLVVSGSEYRHQALAELIPFREVLSSVFFVSVGMLIVPSELMHGLPRIALLLLGIVFGKALIVFLVGSLMRLPLRVSVLSAAALCQVGEFSFVLSRAAQGTELLPRSLGSDLLAATILSMLITPFALKFGPHLAAGAGKIGALTRLMNVRPAQECEASKEGWSEHVIIAGYGVTGEALARTLRGCSIR; this is encoded by the coding sequence ATGAACGAGCTTTCGATCCTGCGCGACCTGGTGGTGATCTTTGCCGTGGCCGTGGTGGTAGTCGCACTGCTGCGCCGCGCCGGAGTGCCCTCGATCGCCGGTTTCATTCTGGCCGGGATGCTGATCGGCCCGCGCTCCCTGGGCCTGGTGCGTCAACCGCACGAGGTCGAGCTGCTGGCCGAGGTCGGCGTGGTGCTGCTGCTGTTCGGCATCGGGCTCGAGCTCTCCCTGGAGCGGATCAAGCGTATCTGGCGGCCGATCGTGATCGGCGGCGCGCTGCAGGTGGGGATCAGCGTCGGTCTGGTGCTGGCCCTGGCCCGGTTGTTCGGATTGAGCTGGGGCAGCGCCGTATTCCTCGGGTTCGTGATTGCGGTTTCAAGTACGGCGATCGTGCTGCGCGGGCTCGAGGCGCGCGGCGAGCTCGATGCGCCCCACGGGCGACTGACCCTCGGAATTCTGGTCTTCCAGGACTTGAGCGTTGTCCCGATGATGATGTTGATCCCGCTGCTGGCCGGATCGGGGTCCGGGACCGCGGGGCTGCTGTGGACCCTGTTCAAATCCGCGGCCCTGCTCGCCGGAGTGCTGACCGCCGCGCGCCTGGTGGTGCCGCGGTTGTTGCGCGCAGTGGCGCGCACCAGGCAGCGCGAGCTGTTCCTGCTCAGCGTATTCACGGTCTGTATCGGCACGGCCTGGGCCGCCTCGGCGGCCGGGGTCTCGCTGGCTCTGGGGGCGTTCGTCGCCGGACTGGTGGTCTCGGGCTCGGAATATCGGCACCAGGCGTTGGCCGAGCTGATCCCGTTTCGCGAGGTGCTTTCCAGCGTGTTCTTCGTCTCGGTCGGGATGCTGATAGTGCCCAGCGAGTTGATGCACGGCCTGCCGCGGATCGCCCTGCTGCTGCTGGGCATTGTGTTTGGAAAGGCGCTGATCGTATTTCTCGTGGGTTCGCTGATGCGGCTGCCGTTGCGCGTAAGCGTGCTCTCGGCCGCTGCATTGTGCCAGGTCGGCGAGTTCTCGTTCGTGCTCAGCCGCGCGGCCCAGGGCACTGAATTGCTGCCGCGCAGCCTGGGCTCCGACCTGCTGGCGGCGACGATCCTCTCGATGCTGATCACGCCCTTTGCGCTGAAGTTCGGACCGCACCTGGCGGCCGGTGCGGGCAAAATCGGCGCGCTGACCAGACTGATGAACGTGCGTCCGGCCCAGGAGTGCGAGGCGAGCAAAGAGGGCTGGAGCGAACACGTGATCATCGCCGGCTACGGTGTGACCGGCGAGGCGTTGGCGCGCACATTGCGCGGCTGCTCAATCCGTTAA
- a CDS encoding NAD-binding protein, with product MVDLNSENVLRATEAGEPAFYGDVTSSEVLQSVGAERARDLVVAINDPTAAINAVRAARTISEDLHIVVRSRYLADVEALKRAGADKVIPAELEAALELASYLMTRTCAYDPAQIDVLLDQMRREHGADLES from the coding sequence GTGGTCGACCTCAACTCCGAGAATGTGCTGCGCGCCACCGAGGCGGGAGAGCCCGCGTTCTACGGCGACGTGACCAGCTCCGAGGTGCTGCAAAGCGTGGGCGCGGAGCGGGCCCGCGACCTGGTGGTGGCGATCAACGATCCGACCGCGGCGATCAACGCTGTACGCGCCGCGCGCACGATCTCGGAGGATCTGCACATCGTGGTCCGCTCGCGCTATCTGGCCGACGTCGAGGCGCTCAAGCGCGCGGGCGCTGACAAGGTGATCCCGGCCGAGCTCGAGGCCGCGCTGGAACTGGCCTCCTACCTTATGACCCGCACCTGCGCTTACGACCCGGCACAGATCGACGTGCTGCTCGATCAAATGCGCCGCGAGCACGGCGCGGATCTCGAATCGTAG
- a CDS encoding PhoH family protein, translating into MSADESDRRKKAYFLDTSVIAHDSHCLHAFEDNYVVIPLVVIDELDKLKSTRDDAVAYNAREAIRILEALSETGNMIQGIDLPNGGKIFLANEASDWTQLNGEGLGLKHTPDNAILRYVCYWRDRHPDQRPILVSKDTNMRLKGRGLDFEVQNYLYDRLLTPEELSKLDAGHTLIEVNDPGVFQAFCQALIRTDRKATQPPNAALLGDAVEPDSLAENQCCTIRHDQQYVLAIYKRRRDLFINVPKPDMTSCAGDVKPKNDAQAFAYSLALDPEIKLLALDGKAGSGKTLIALLAGYNQLGDGYDQMRVYRPTTEIGDKLGFLPGDIEEKFGPWKDPIIDNLRFMLRDGGRLKSGFKDGEQIKGDLVAELMAQQQIIIQPITFLRGRSIPFSYIIVDEAQNLTPVQIKTVITRAGRGTKVVMVGDPSQIDNRYLDSVTNGLVYAIHRCRKTGWPHFGHVQLETSERSELADFAAEAL; encoded by the coding sequence ATTAGCGCCGACGAATCCGACCGCCGCAAAAAAGCCTACTTCCTCGACACCAGCGTTATTGCCCACGACAGCCATTGCCTGCACGCCTTTGAGGACAACTACGTCGTCATTCCGCTGGTGGTGATCGACGAGCTGGACAAGCTCAAGTCGACCCGCGACGACGCCGTGGCCTACAACGCGCGGGAGGCGATCCGCATCCTCGAGGCGCTCTCCGAGACCGGCAACATGATCCAGGGCATCGATCTGCCCAACGGCGGCAAGATCTTCCTGGCCAACGAGGCCAGCGACTGGACCCAGCTCAACGGCGAGGGGCTGGGGCTCAAGCACACGCCGGACAACGCGATCCTGCGCTACGTCTGTTACTGGCGCGATCGCCACCCCGACCAGCGGCCGATCCTGGTCAGCAAAGACACCAACATGCGGCTCAAGGGCCGCGGGCTTGATTTCGAGGTCCAGAACTACCTCTACGACCGGCTGCTGACCCCGGAGGAGCTAAGCAAGCTCGACGCCGGTCACACCTTGATCGAGGTCAACGACCCCGGAGTGTTCCAGGCGTTCTGCCAGGCGCTGATCCGCACCGATCGCAAGGCCACCCAACCGCCCAACGCCGCACTGCTGGGCGATGCGGTCGAGCCCGACTCGCTTGCCGAGAACCAATGCTGCACGATCCGTCACGATCAGCAGTACGTGCTGGCGATCTACAAACGGCGACGCGACCTTTTCATCAACGTGCCCAAGCCCGACATGACCAGCTGCGCCGGAGACGTCAAACCCAAAAACGACGCTCAGGCGTTCGCCTACTCCCTGGCACTGGATCCGGAGATCAAGCTGCTGGCACTGGACGGCAAGGCCGGCTCGGGCAAGACCTTGATCGCGCTGCTCGCGGGTTACAACCAGCTGGGCGATGGCTACGACCAGATGCGCGTCTACCGCCCGACCACCGAGATCGGCGACAAGCTCGGGTTCCTGCCCGGCGACATCGAAGAGAAGTTCGGCCCCTGGAAAGACCCGATCATCGACAACCTGCGCTTCATGCTGCGCGACGGCGGCCGTCTCAAGTCGGGATTCAAGGACGGCGAACAGATCAAGGGCGACCTGGTGGCCGAGCTGATGGCTCAACAGCAGATCATCATCCAGCCGATCACCTTCCTGCGCGGCCGCTCGATTCCGTTCAGCTACATCATCGTCGACGAGGCCCAAAACCTGACGCCGGTGCAGATCAAGACCGTCATCACCCGCGCTGGCCGGGGCACCAAGGTTGTGATGGTCGGCGACCCCAGTCAGATCGACAACCGCTACCTGGACTCGGTGACCAACGGCCTGGTTTACGCGATCCACCGCTGCCGCAAGACCGGCTGGCCGCACTTCGGCCACGTGCAACTCGAGACCAGCGAACGCTCGGAACTCGCCGACTTCGCCGCCGAGGCGCTTTAA
- a CDS encoding formylglycine-generating enzyme family protein, with product MNVRRLYLAVVILFLVFSVVFVLSYSDNALGQASAPVGMVLIPGGTFQMGCFPGDSECAANERPRHQVTISRFYMDEHEVTVDEYAQCVSADLCGNPSSGNKQFNWNKSRRDKHPINGVDWINADKYCQWQGKRLPTEAEFEYLLRNGRDGGIYPWDNSSIPPGNYGNYADESVKRRYPEATDDGYVGTSPVCSFSRDQFGLCDISGNVFEWCADWDGNNYYSTSPARDPQGPSYCNAVTVVTVFRDESGRDVSKSTDVIEYRVVRGGSWFSNARALRASCRNWPTPGDRSLNVGFRCSRDSE from the coding sequence ATGAACGTGCGTCGGCTGTATTTGGCAGTGGTCATTCTTTTCCTGGTGTTCTCGGTCGTGTTTGTCTTGTCGTACTCCGACAATGCGCTCGGCCAGGCATCGGCTCCTGTGGGCATGGTCCTGATTCCCGGCGGCACGTTCCAGATGGGCTGCTTTCCGGGCGACAGTGAATGCGCCGCCAACGAGAGACCACGGCACCAAGTGACAATTAGCCGGTTTTACATGGACGAGCACGAGGTGACGGTTGACGAGTACGCGCAGTGCGTGAGTGCCGACCTGTGCGGGAATCCCAGCTCGGGCAATAAGCAGTTCAATTGGAACAAATCGAGGCGTGATAAACACCCGATCAACGGCGTTGACTGGATCAATGCCGATAAGTACTGCCAGTGGCAGGGCAAGCGTCTTCCCACCGAGGCGGAGTTCGAGTATCTGCTGCGCAACGGCCGGGATGGCGGTATTTACCCCTGGGACAACTCAAGCATTCCGCCGGGCAACTATGGGAACTACGCAGACGAGAGCGTCAAGCGCAGGTATCCAGAGGCTACCGATGACGGTTACGTCGGCACGTCGCCCGTGTGCAGCTTCTCGCGGGACCAATTCGGCTTATGCGACATCAGCGGCAACGTTTTTGAGTGGTGCGCTGACTGGGACGGCAATAACTACTACTCCACGAGCCCAGCGCGCGACCCCCAAGGGCCGTCATACTGCAACGCTGTCACTGTGGTCACTGTATTCCGCGACGAGTCCGGCCGCGATGTCTCGAAGAGCACCGATGTCATCGAGTACCGTGTGGTTCGCGGCGGATCCTGGTTCTCTAATGCCCGGGCTCTGCGCGCCTCTTGTCGTAATTGGCCCACACCGGGAGACCGTTCCCTCAATGTCGGGTTCCGCTGTTCCCGTGACAGTGAGTAA
- a CDS encoding zinc ribbon domain-containing protein produces MYIINFRGAERALIEGRVTDQQAKRHIIAMGRYLLFVAVTTVGLGLIPEAVVALASYKSNGKENFVKRYSVLGFPAMIRCFLIEILYSIPIYIILFILMLLIKHNIISMNFAGYQYFNFAFLIILVCITVSFLRQRVEAIKRVASPETMELPCDNCGAPVGDEDSCCPNCGEKFE; encoded by the coding sequence TTGTATATTATTAATTTTAGAGGCGCCGAAAGAGCACTTATCGAAGGCCGCGTAACAGATCAACAGGCCAAAAGACACATCATTGCAATGGGCCGATATCTATTATTTGTAGCTGTTACAACCGTCGGCTTGGGATTGATTCCAGAGGCTGTAGTTGCCCTCGCTTCATATAAGTCAAATGGGAAAGAGAATTTTGTCAAGCGCTATTCGGTTCTCGGCTTTCCGGCAATGATCCGGTGTTTTTTAATTGAGATACTTTACAGCATTCCAATATATATTATCCTATTTATACTAATGCTGTTAATAAAGCACAACATAATAAGCATGAACTTTGCCGGCTATCAGTATTTTAATTTTGCTTTTTTAATTATTCTTGTCTGTATCACCGTATCTTTTCTTCGGCAGAGGGTCGAGGCTATAAAAAGGGTCGCCTCACCGGAGACTATGGAATTACCATGTGATAACTGTGGTGCGCCGGTTGGGGATGAAGATAGTTGTTGCCCGAATTGCGGAGAAAAATTTGAATGA
- a CDS encoding CoA transferase has protein sequence MEALNGIRVLDMSQFLSGPRCAQILALLGADVIKVESPAGDTMRLLMGLAGSERALSVLHQNKRSAMIDINNELGKEALIELVKRCDVLVENFAPGILKRRGLDSEALLAINPRLIYVSISGFGHSGPESQRTAFDIISQATAGIMYANHSEDTPPGVFFGDLCTGAFAAMSTLAALRLRDQTGQGQAIDVSMQDVMYFHNFWCQSHKANREAVGEMEGILGRPMEKLLSDHEHPMPFWNSFHVSDGYVVAVALTDAQWNRLLKVVGREDLLTDERFNNFIGRIRNADEGLAALAPWFAQRTVDEVIEQLSAERIPCGRVADYEHVNSDPQLEARGMFKRVDHERLGPIDVPNLPCGMDQGQAEVRTACPDLGADTEQILRELLDLDDAALDKLRASGAIP, from the coding sequence ATGGAAGCGCTGAACGGAATCCGCGTGTTGGACATGAGTCAGTTTCTCTCCGGACCGCGTTGCGCGCAGATCCTGGCCCTGCTCGGCGCGGACGTAATCAAGGTCGAGAGCCCGGCGGGCGACACGATGCGCCTGCTGATGGGCCTTGCCGGGTCCGAGCGCGCACTGTCGGTGCTGCATCAGAACAAGCGCTCGGCCATGATCGACATCAACAACGAGCTGGGCAAAGAGGCGCTGATCGAGCTGGTCAAGCGCTGCGACGTGCTGGTCGAGAACTTCGCGCCGGGGATCCTCAAACGCCGAGGGCTCGACTCCGAGGCGCTGCTGGCGATCAATCCGCGGCTGATCTACGTCTCGATCTCGGGCTTTGGCCACAGCGGACCCGAGTCGCAGCGCACGGCGTTCGACATTATCTCCCAGGCCACGGCCGGAATCATGTACGCCAACCACAGCGAGGACACCCCGCCCGGGGTCTTTTTCGGCGACCTGTGCACCGGCGCGTTCGCCGCAATGTCCACCCTGGCCGCCCTGCGTCTGCGCGATCAGACCGGCCAGGGCCAGGCAATCGACGTGAGCATGCAGGACGTGATGTACTTCCACAACTTCTGGTGCCAGTCGCACAAGGCCAACCGCGAGGCCGTGGGCGAGATGGAGGGAATCCTCGGCCGACCGATGGAAAAGCTGCTCTCGGACCACGAGCACCCGATGCCGTTCTGGAACAGCTTTCACGTCAGCGACGGCTACGTGGTGGCCGTGGCGCTGACCGACGCCCAGTGGAACCGGCTGTTGAAGGTCGTGGGGCGCGAGGACCTGCTCACCGACGAACGCTTCAACAACTTCATCGGCCGCATCCGCAACGCCGACGAAGGGCTGGCAGCCCTGGCCCCGTGGTTCGCCCAGCGCACGGTGGACGAGGTGATCGAGCAGCTAAGCGCCGAACGCATCCCCTGCGGCCGCGTAGCCGACTACGAGCACGTCAACTCCGATCCGCAGCTCGAGGCGCGCGGCATGTTCAAACGCGTGGATCACGAGCGGCTGGGGCCGATCGACGTGCCCAACCTGCCCTGCGGCATGGACCAGGGCCAGGCCGAAGTTCGCACAGCCTGTCCCGACCTGGGGGCCGACACCGAGCAGATACTGCGCGAACTGCTGGACCTGGACGATGCGGCCCTGGACAAACTGCGCGCATCCGGGGCGATTCCCTGA